One segment of Aquimarina sp. BL5 DNA contains the following:
- a CDS encoding VCBS repeat-containing protein: MLQLVKSFRLFSFIFLIVIISCNEKKTDAIDSTNKEIEQEETLFTLTDPKETGLYFVNKLKENETFNIITYEYIYGGGGVSVGDINNDGLPDVFLSGNLSGGGLFLNKGDLKFQQISKTAGVSHTGFSTGTSMIDINNDGYQDIYICRSLAGEPELRENILLINNQDLTFTNKAAEYGLNDQSFSNQATFFDYDNDGDLDMYLLNHRVDFIDAQNIKTTKDKEGNTILYKDTNYKDVSDRLYRNNGNGTFSDVTKKAGLLNKAFGLSVTPTDINKDGWTDLYVANDYLDKDHFYINNGDGSFTDTIDDMFFHMSRNSMGSDIADFNNDGHLDVINLDMMAEHNYRQKQLKGQSPYDLYHIAVKFGLGHQVMRNTLQLNNGNGTFSEIGQLSGVSHTDWSWTPLLADYDNDGFKDLFISNGFYRNITDMDFLKYDSNNAIASGGGSKKVNNMSLLNLISSTPVANYIYKNNGDLSFTKKSISWGFDKPSFSNGAVYADLDQDGDLDLITNNFNQEAFLYKNNSRELKSNHQYLSIQLNGDKNNASGIGAKVTVTTADGIQYQECSPYRGYLSSGESILHFGVGLNKRITSVSVVWPNGKYQQLNNVTANQRIQLNIKDAIDKAPIAKAEKAFLTKVKNIFSPEFQHQENDYIDFKQEPLLEHKLSNKGPFISKADIDNDGLEDLYIGGANGYSGTLYVQNNQGKFIQKKSTAFEIDKAYEDAEALFFDIDNDQDLDLFVISGGYALTSSSSLYQDRLYLNDGQGNFSKAENAVPNNFQNGTCIAAHDIDGDGDLDLFIGGGTKPLSYPLGEQSQFLINNGGNFTNATDLLPNNGNLGIVNDALWMDYDNDGNKDLILAGEWMPITVLKNNNSKFTEITEQAGLLKTAGWWNTIEAADIDKDGDLDLIAGNRGENSFYKASEDQPAIIYAKDFDNNGRIDAFPFYYFSDGKSYPKHVLDEVATQYPDIKKKFRRYHKYSQATLDSMFSKKEMEDALQFSVHTFSSAYFENKGNGTFETHNLPKSAQFSEVRGILPLDMNKDGNLDLILTGNNYHTDVEMGQSDASIGTVLLGDGTGDFETIPVSKSGFSVIGDTRGTTTLQKKNETLILTICNEGNLQCFTHK, translated from the coding sequence ATGTTGCAACTTGTTAAATCATTCAGACTTTTTAGTTTCATCTTTTTAATAGTCATAATATCTTGTAATGAAAAGAAAACAGATGCTATTGACAGTACTAATAAAGAAATAGAACAAGAAGAAACCTTATTCACATTAACAGATCCTAAAGAAACTGGCTTATATTTTGTTAACAAGCTTAAAGAAAATGAAACGTTTAATATTATAACCTATGAATATATCTATGGTGGTGGCGGTGTTTCTGTTGGCGATATTAATAATGATGGATTACCTGATGTTTTTCTTTCGGGAAATCTATCTGGTGGAGGCCTTTTCTTAAATAAAGGTGATCTGAAATTTCAACAAATCTCTAAAACTGCGGGTGTATCACATACTGGTTTTAGCACTGGTACTTCTATGATAGATATCAATAATGATGGCTATCAAGATATATATATCTGCCGTTCTCTAGCTGGAGAACCTGAACTACGAGAAAACATTTTGCTTATTAATAACCAAGATCTCACTTTCACAAATAAAGCGGCTGAATATGGATTAAATGATCAAAGCTTTTCGAACCAGGCTACTTTTTTTGATTATGATAATGATGGAGATCTGGATATGTACTTGCTTAACCATCGTGTAGATTTTATAGATGCTCAAAATATAAAAACAACTAAAGACAAAGAAGGCAATACAATATTATATAAAGACACTAATTACAAAGATGTTAGTGATCGTTTATACCGAAATAATGGAAACGGAACATTTTCGGATGTTACCAAAAAAGCAGGCTTACTCAATAAAGCTTTTGGGTTAAGTGTTACTCCTACTGATATTAATAAGGATGGATGGACCGATTTATATGTGGCAAATGATTACTTGGACAAAGATCATTTTTATATAAACAATGGAGACGGATCATTCACGGATACTATAGACGACATGTTTTTTCATATGAGTAGAAACTCTATGGGATCAGATATAGCTGATTTTAATAATGACGGCCACTTAGATGTAATTAATCTGGATATGATGGCAGAACATAACTATCGCCAAAAACAACTAAAAGGGCAAAGTCCTTATGATTTATATCATATCGCTGTAAAGTTTGGTTTAGGTCATCAAGTGATGCGTAACACATTACAACTAAACAATGGTAATGGCACCTTTAGTGAGATTGGTCAGTTATCCGGAGTATCACATACAGATTGGAGTTGGACACCTTTACTTGCTGATTATGACAACGATGGTTTTAAAGATCTATTCATATCTAATGGGTTCTATAGGAATATAACCGATATGGATTTTTTAAAATATGATTCTAATAATGCTATTGCATCTGGAGGAGGTTCTAAAAAGGTTAACAACATGAGTTTATTAAACTTAATATCTTCAACTCCAGTAGCAAACTATATTTATAAAAATAATGGCGATCTTTCATTTACCAAAAAGTCTATTTCATGGGGATTTGACAAACCTTCGTTTTCTAATGGTGCTGTATACGCAGATTTAGATCAGGATGGTGATCTGGATCTGATTACTAACAATTTTAATCAAGAGGCGTTTTTATACAAAAACAATAGTAGAGAACTAAAATCTAATCATCAATATTTATCTATTCAGTTAAATGGCGACAAAAATAACGCTTCTGGTATCGGAGCTAAAGTAACAGTTACCACAGCAGATGGTATACAATATCAAGAATGTTCTCCATATAGAGGATACCTTAGCTCTGGAGAATCCATTTTACATTTTGGAGTAGGATTAAACAAAAGAATTACTTCTGTATCTGTAGTATGGCCAAATGGGAAATACCAACAACTTAATAACGTTACTGCCAATCAACGCATACAATTAAATATTAAGGATGCAATTGATAAAGCTCCTATAGCAAAGGCTGAAAAAGCTTTCCTAACCAAAGTTAAAAACATTTTTTCTCCTGAATTCCAACATCAAGAAAATGATTATATAGATTTTAAGCAAGAACCCTTACTAGAACATAAATTATCTAATAAAGGTCCTTTCATCTCTAAAGCAGACATCGATAATGACGGACTAGAAGATCTATATATTGGGGGCGCAAACGGATATTCTGGAACTTTGTATGTTCAAAATAATCAAGGAAAATTTATACAAAAGAAGAGTACTGCTTTTGAAATAGATAAAGCTTATGAAGACGCAGAAGCTCTTTTTTTTGATATTGATAACGATCAAGATCTTGATTTGTTTGTAATAAGTGGTGGCTATGCCTTAACATCTAGTTCTTCATTATATCAAGACCGATTATACTTAAATGATGGACAAGGTAATTTTAGTAAAGCTGAAAATGCGGTACCAAATAATTTTCAAAACGGAACTTGTATTGCAGCACATGATATTGATGGAGATGGCGATCTAGATCTTTTTATTGGTGGTGGAACTAAACCTCTATCCTACCCGCTTGGAGAGCAAAGCCAATTCCTTATAAATAATGGAGGTAATTTTACGAATGCAACTGATCTTCTACCAAATAATGGAAATCTTGGAATAGTAAATGACGCACTTTGGATGGATTATGATAATGATGGAAATAAAGACTTGATTCTGGCTGGAGAATGGATGCCAATCACTGTTTTAAAGAATAATAACTCGAAATTCACTGAGATTACAGAGCAAGCTGGTCTTTTAAAAACAGCGGGATGGTGGAATACAATTGAGGCAGCAGATATAGATAAGGATGGTGATCTCGATTTGATTGCTGGAAATCGCGGTGAAAATTCATTTTATAAAGCTTCAGAAGATCAACCTGCGATTATCTATGCTAAAGATTTTGACAATAATGGGCGCATCGATGCATTTCCTTTTTATTATTTCAGTGATGGAAAGAGTTATCCAAAACACGTTTTAGATGAAGTAGCGACGCAGTATCCAGATATCAAAAAGAAATTTAGAAGATATCATAAGTATTCGCAAGCAACGCTGGATTCCATGTTTTCTAAAAAGGAAATGGAAGATGCATTGCAATTTTCAGTACATACATTTAGTAGTGCTTATTTTGAAAACAAAGGCAATGGAACATTTGAGACTCACAACTTACCCAAATCAGCACAATTCTCTGAAGTTCGCGGTATTTTACCCTTAGATATGAATAAAGATGGAAACCTAGATCTTATTTTAACCGGAAACAATTACCACACTGATGTGGAAATGGGACAAAGTGATGCAAGTATCGGTACCGTATTATTAGGTGATGGAACAGGTGATTTTGAAACTATTCCAGTAAGTAAAAGTGGTTTTTCGGTAATTGGAGATACTCGCGGCACCACAACGTTACAGAAAAAAAATGAGACATTAATTCTAACCATATGTAACGAGGGAAACCTTCAATGCTTCACCCATAAGTAA
- a CDS encoding RNA polymerase sigma factor → MKTNILYTHKDLIEKSKSGDRNSQYKLYELYVDAMYNVSIRILGIREDAEDIIQDSFVDAFKNLTSFRYESTFGSWLKRIVINKSINHLKLKKVPVTPLDQHEYYVGEEVNESVKTMDITKIKKGIAQLPDGYKQIINLYLIEGYDHIEISEILEISSSTSKSQYHRAKKKLIQIINTLE, encoded by the coding sequence TTGAAAACTAATATTCTTTATACACATAAGGATCTTATAGAAAAAAGCAAATCTGGTGATCGGAATTCGCAATATAAGCTATATGAACTATATGTAGATGCTATGTATAACGTAAGCATAAGGATATTAGGTATCAGGGAAGATGCAGAGGATATCATTCAGGATAGTTTTGTTGACGCTTTTAAAAACCTAACCTCTTTTAGATATGAAAGTACGTTTGGTTCCTGGTTAAAAAGAATAGTAATCAATAAAAGTATAAATCATTTAAAACTAAAAAAAGTACCCGTCACACCATTAGATCAACATGAATATTATGTAGGTGAAGAAGTTAATGAATCTGTTAAAACAATGGATATAACTAAAATCAAAAAAGGCATAGCACAGTTACCAGATGGATATAAACAGATTATTAATCTATACCTAATTGAAGGATACGATCACATTGAGATTTCCGAGATACTAGAAATTTCTAGTTCTACATCTAAATCACAATATCATAGAGCAAAGAAAAAACTAATTCAGATTATAAATACACTAGAATAA